Genomic DNA from Bacteroidales bacterium:
TCTGTTAGGATAAAAACAACGAGACAGTTTATTAAAAATTCTAAATGATAGTTTTTTTCTATCAAATTCTATTGGGATTACTTTTTCATTCTTGAAATAATTAGTAATGTGTTCTTCCTGACCAGGAGAATGGATCAAGTAGATACTCTTAATTTCTTGTGAACGAAGAAGTAATTTTAAAACAGCAATAGAATAAGTTAAAACACCACCACTACTGTTTTTCCCTGAATGAGGTAATATAAAGCCAATTTTCATGTCCTACCACCACTGTTATATTTTCTTATAATATATTAGGTGATTATTTATTAAATCTTCACCATTTCTGAAAAAACCATAAGATTCATAAATCGTTTTTGCTACACTATTTTCCGGATGAACTTTCAACATAATCCTTTTAATATTATTAAGCTTACATAGACTCATAACATATTGTAACGTTAATTTTGACAGTCCTAATCCACTATATTCCTGCGCAATCCAAACCCCATATGCTGGTGTTTTATATCCTTCATCAAAAC
This window encodes:
- a CDS encoding GNAT family N-acetyltransferase — translated: MKKGIIYKDIKIKVINKNYAQELSSLMSNTDPEYSKYFIPFNYDMDSIKSILAKAKLDLYFGVFVQNIIVGMFMLRGFDEGYKTPAYGVWIAQEYSGLGLSKLTLQYVMSLCKLNNIKRIMLKVHPENSVAKTIYESYGFFRNGEDLINNHLIYYKKI